Below is a genomic region from Eupeodes corollae chromosome 1, idEupCoro1.1, whole genome shotgun sequence.
agaattttcaaaaattgaatcttgagaGAATATATACCACATAGAACAAATTCAATGTGTAAAAGGAGGTActtggatattttcattttatgcgCATCCGAGACGGTGAGTGGTGATATATTGGGAGCTTTTTGTATGTTCGTATCGAAACTTTTGTTAAACCACTCAATGAAGGGGTCCTATTCGTTCTTTTGGAGCTCGTATATATCTTTGTCTTCCTGAAAATCGACTTGATAAGTACCTCCAtaaggctaaagtttgtatcttaCATTTCAAGATCCTTAAGTTCATTGCAGAGTATATTAAAAGTTCTGCTGCtcgttctgaaatgttttttgaaatactcATAATCGTTTACTTacatttaacaaataatttgagaagaacaaaactttttactaacaaattttttcatcaatacaaaatttgacatttaaatgtcaaatgaaaacgtgtaaatgttcggtgtgaacgattttcgggttttcgaaaactttttgcaaaaaccTGTTTTTCGGTTTGGTGTGAAAGGCTATACgatttcaaagatttttctgttgtcagaaatataaacaaaagtttttgtaCTAATGTTTCACTTTAACTGTTAGCAATCTGAAAATATAAGCTTTACGATTCGAATTCTCAAGAATTCTCTATCACAcaaatcaaaaagaaagaaaagaaaagtttttttgattgttaGGCGAATTTAGTAGcgaattgtatacatttttgattttcctgCTTTTCCAATTTGATTGAGAAAATTCTTcgaaattttagaaatataaacttaacaatttatttaacaaaactgaacATATATAATTTACCATAAATAATTCAAGTCGATGGTATAAATACGTCAATGGCAACTCTAAAAGCACTTACACCACCTGACACCCACTGACATTTGTGTTTTATCTGTCAATCTgggaaaaaagtaaataaatttatttatacataaaagtataaattttcttagaaattatGGATGAACCAAAACATCACCACAAACGTTCGaaggagaaaaaagaaaagaaaaaacacaaaaaagaaaagaaatcaaagataaagaaaaaggaaaagaaacaaaaagataaGGAACTCAAAAGACTTGCCAAAGCCGCTGAACTATCCAAAACGAAACAAGTTGAGACGACAACTACGAGCCGAGACCGGGAAGAGGAACCTGATTTCTCTGTTCCCATAGGTAAGTAGTAGCTAAAGTAGCACTATAGTACTCCAAACAAATCACCATTGACAATATTCCTTAAAAAAGATCTGATGTACTCAAAATCACATGTCCCAGAAACTCCAGAAGAATACCAAAAGCGACAGAGCCAAATTCGGCGAATAATCGATCCTGAGACGGGTCGTACGCGCCTCATCAAAGGCGATGGCGAAGTCCTCGAAGAAATAGTCAGCAAAGACCGGCACAAGGaaataaacaaacaagcaaCTGAAGGAGACGGTCGCAATTTCCAAAGCAAAACAGTTGGTagtttaaaataagttgaagaaTTTGTTCGCCGACACCGAATAATTCAACTCTTTAGCttcaaaatacattatttatatatttaaaattgattaactTTGAATGAAATAAGATCATAAACGTAGCTACATagtaataaagtaaaataaagttgtAACATTTATCATTCATTTTATCGAAGTTCAACTTTTTAACAGAGCTGATAAAATAGGGTTGTTGATCCATTCTGCCAGGTTGGATCGTCTGCGACTTTGGCTCTGCACATTGGACAGGTTTGCTCGCGCTTAAACCATGTGCCCACACATACTTCACAGAAGATGTGGTTGCATTCTAGAACCACAGGTGTATCGTAGTTGTCGTGACATATCGGACACAGAGCTCCGGCTTCGATTAGTTCCTCTTTTGATGGTTGGCGACCATAATCCTATAAAAATACacaataaataagaaattaaaataatataggcGTTGggttaatttcaagttttactTACGACATTCCTGAGAAAACTACAAAAGgccttcttcaaaaattt
It encodes:
- the LOC129939737 gene encoding ADP-ribosylation factor-like protein 6-interacting protein 4, translated to MDEPKHHHKRSKEKKEKKKHKKEKKSKIKKKEKKQKDKELKRLAKAAELSKTKQVETTTTSRDREEEPDFSVPIDLMYSKSHVPETPEEYQKRQSQIRRIIDPETGRTRLIKGDGEVLEEIVSKDRHKEINKQATEGDGRNFQSKTVGSLK